A region from the bacterium genome encodes:
- the ispE gene encoding 4-(cytidine 5'-diphospho)-2-C-methyl-D-erythritol kinase, which translates to MPTETLEIISYAKINLGLKIVRRRDDGYHDIETIFKAIDLHDIISIQKNTHQTLTCNRQDVPLDDSNICVKALHALEKVTQQSINVSIHIEKTIPIGAGLGGGSSNGAGVLIGCNRLFGLNLDEKTLFELGASLGSDVPFFVGQLLGKGSTAIGRGRGEILEFIPWPLNEKVLLINPLIHIATPWAYQNYKTFLSPEKKTELTHAFSAPLSFSLSMENDFEPLVFSEFPQIRSIKQALESENAVISRMSGSGSTVFGLFNSTADIDRIQSKFSGHFTAVCRFV; encoded by the coding sequence ATGCCGACCGAAACATTAGAGATCATATCATACGCCAAAATTAATCTCGGCCTGAAAATCGTACGTCGACGCGACGATGGATATCACGATATCGAAACCATTTTCAAAGCCATTGATCTCCACGATATTATTTCCATTCAAAAAAATACCCATCAAACGTTGACGTGTAATCGACAAGATGTGCCGCTCGACGACAGCAATATTTGCGTTAAGGCTTTGCACGCTCTTGAAAAAGTAACTCAACAATCAATCAATGTGTCGATTCACATTGAAAAAACAATTCCCATCGGAGCGGGGCTCGGCGGTGGCAGCAGCAACGGCGCCGGCGTACTGATCGGATGTAACCGGCTTTTCGGGCTTAATCTGGATGAAAAAACATTGTTTGAATTGGGCGCGTCGTTAGGTTCTGATGTTCCGTTTTTTGTCGGACAACTTCTGGGAAAAGGGTCGACAGCTATCGGCCGAGGCCGCGGCGAAATTCTCGAATTCATTCCATGGCCGTTGAATGAAAAAGTTTTGTTGATCAATCCACTCATCCATATTGCCACACCCTGGGCTTACCAAAATTACAAAACCTTTTTGAGCCCAGAAAAGAAAACCGAATTAACTCACGCCTTCAGTGCGCCTCTTTCTTTTTCGTTATCAATGGAAAACGATTTTGAACCACTCGTTTTTTCAGAATTTCCTCAAATCCGATCCATCAAACAGGCCTTGGAATCAGAAAACGCTGTTATATCCAGGATGTCAGGAAGCGGCTCAACCGTTTTTGGTCTATTCAATTCAACGGCCGATATCGACCGCATTCAATCGAAATTTTCCGGTCATTTTACAGCCGTT